A segment of the Synechococcus sp. MEDNS5 genome:
TGGCTCACACCGCCAACACGACCGAGGCCGCTGTGGCCAATCACGAGCGCAGGCTCTACGGCGTGCAGTTCCACCCCGAGGTGGTGCATTCCACCTGCGGGATGGCGATGATTCGCAATTTCGTGTACCACATCTGCGGTTGCGAGCCCGATTGGACCACGGCGGCGTTCATCGAGGAAGCCGTGAGACAGGTGCGCTCACAGGTCGGTGACAAGCGGGTGTTGCTGGCCCTTTCCGGGGGTGTTGATTCCTCCACCCTCGCCTTTCTGCTGAAGAAGGCCATCGGTGATCAGCTCACCTGCATGTTCATCGACCAGGGATTCATGCGGAAGGGGGAGCCGGAATTCCTCATGGATTTCTTTGATCGCAAGTTCAACATCCACGTTGAATACATCAATGCCCGCCAGCGTTTTCTCGAAAAACTCAAAGACATCACCGATCCGGAGCAGAAGCGCAAAATCATCGGAACGGAGTTCATCCGCGTGTTTGAAGAGGAGAGTCGCCGCCTGGGCCCCTTCGATTACCTGGCCCAGGGCACCCTCTATCCCGATGTGATCGAGAGCGCCGGCACCGACGTTGACCCCAAAACCGGTGAGCGGGTGGCGGTGAAGATCAAGAGCCACCACAACGTGGGTGGTTTGCCGAAGGATCTCCAGTTCAAGCTGGTGGAGCCCTTGCGCAAATTGTTCAAAGACGAAGTGCGCAAGGTGGGGCGTTCGCTCGGCTTGCCGGAGGAGATCGTGCGGCGTCATCCCTTCCCAGGGCCTGGTCTGGCCATCCGCATCCTCGGCGAAGTGACGTCCGAGAAACTCGATTGCCTGCGCGACGCGGATCTGATTGTTCGCGAAGAGGTGAAAGAGGCGGGGCTCTATCACGAGATCTGGCAGGCGTTCGCTGTGCTTCTGCCCGTGCGCTCCGTCGGTGTGATGGGCGACAAACGCACCTATGCCTGGCCGATCGTGCTCCGCTGCGTGTCCAGCGAGGACGGCATGACGGCCGACTGGTCGCGTCTGCCTTACGACCTGATGGAGACCATCTCCAACCGCATCGTGAATGAGGTGAAGGGCGTGAATCGGGTGGTTCTTGACATCACCAGCAAGCCACCGGGGACGATTGAGTGGGAATAAGGGACGTAGGGGCTGGTGGGCCACGCTCAGTGCCGATACCCTGAGCCCCCGGCCTCAAGTCTGTGACCGCTGCCCAACAGCAGGACCTGCAACTTCAGCGTCGTCTGCAGCAGGACAGCATCCAGCTGGCAGGCAAGACCATCTACATCAATCCGTTCCTGTACTGGAGACGGTTTGACAGCAACACGGACCGCTGGTTGAGGGAACCTGGCCAGCTCAGCGAAGAGCAGATTCAGCAGAATCGAATTCGCTTCTATCCGGAGCTCGAGTGGGCGCTCCTCGATGAACGTGATCAGGAGATCAAGGATGGCGCCGTTGAGATGTTTCTTAAGAGCCTGGAGCTGATCAGCACGTTCCACCCCGAGCTCACCTCCGGACAGCTTCTGGAGGTGGAGCGCAAGATGGCCATCACCAAGAAACGCTCCTTTGAGCGTTGGGTTGAAAAGTCTTATCGCCGCAGATCCCGAGAGGTGACCAGGGAAAAGCGGCGTTTCGAGCGCAACCGTTTCTTGCGGGGATGGGGAGAATGGATCGCGCTGGACACCACCCATCAGGCTCTGGTGCCGGTGGTGGCCTTGCTGGTGCTGTCCGCAGTCGCGGGTTGGTCTTTGGGGTCGGCACAGTCCAGTTGTCCGACACTTGTGCTTCCGCCGGAGCAGACTGGGGTTCGTTGAGCAAGGCGTTCGGAATCCATGGCTGAAGGCCAACCGCTGGATGAACTGCGTCTGGCTTTGATGCAGGACGTGCTGCCCATGGGATTGGCCTTCGTGGACCGGGTGCGCAGCGAAGGACCGGCTCGTGCTGTGGAGTCGTTTTCTCAGGGCGGTGACCCGTTGGCAGACCTGCGCAAGGAAGGGGAGCCTGCCGCGCGGGTGCTGCGGGAGCGACTGGATCAGATCAGCCCGGGCCTTGGCAATCCTGTGATGCCGGTGCAGGTTCAGGTGGATGAGCCAACCGAGCCGTTGGAATCGCCTTCGCTTTCTGATGATCCCCAGGAGCTGCAGGAGGTGCTGGTTCGCATCGAGAAGCGCCTGCAGCGGCTCGATGCCCTGATCACGCCAGGGAATTAACACCGTGGCGGGTTTCGCGCAGGGGGACGGGCAGCGTCATGCCGGTTTGCGTCAGCAGCCACTGGTGTTGCTGGGTCTGGTGCTGTTGGTGAGCACCGCCATGGTGTCCCGTCTGGTGTGGCTGCAGGTACTGGAAGCGCCTCGCTATCGCCAACTTGCAGACGAAAACCGAATTCGTCTGGTGCCGCGGTCGCCCACCCGAGGTCGGCTGCTGGATCGCAAGGGCCGGGTGTTGGCCTCCAGCAAGCTCACGTATTCGCTGTATGTGGAACCGCGTCTTGTGGATGACACGGCGTGGCCGGATCTGCGCGATCGCCTGGCCCGCCTCCTGAATCTTGATGCGGATGTGCTGGATCAGCGGCGGGGTGGTGGCCTGGCCAGGGATGGCTACCGCATCAATCTGGCCATCGATCTCAAGCCTGAACAGGTGCTGCGTTTCCGGGAGCAGGCACTCGGCCTCAAGGGGGCGCAGGTGGATGTGGACATCCTTCGGGCCTATCCCCATGGAACCTTGGCCGCCCATGCCCTCGGTTACACCCAGCCGATCACGGAAGACGAATACAAATCGCTGGAGAAGAAGGGCTACAAGATTCGTGATCGGATCGGCCGGATCGGTGTGGAAGCGGCCTACGAATCGCACCTGCGCGGAGCCTGGGGCGGCCAGATGCTCGAGGTGAATGCCATGGGCGAGGTGCAGCGCCATCTCGGTGACCGCCCGTCGGTGGCGGGCAAGGATCTCACCCTCACCCTGGATCTGGATCTGCAGAAGGTGGCCGAGCAGGCCCTGGCGGACAAGCCCGGGGGCGCCATCGTTGCCATGGATCCAAGAACGGGCGCGATTCTGGCGTTGGCGAGCAAGCCCACCTTCGACCCCAACTTCTTCTCCAAGCTCGTCACCACGCAGAAGGAGTACGACGCGCTGTTCTCCAACCCGAAGAAGCCCTTGCTTTCGCGGGCGATGAATCCTTACGACCCCGGCAGCACCTGGAAGGCGGTGACAGCGATGGCTGCCATGGAGTCAGGCAAATTCCCGCCGGACACCAAGTTGGCCACGATGGCGTGCATCACCTACGGCGGTCATTGCTTCCCAGACCACAACGGCGCTGGTTTTGGCACCATCGGTTACGCCGATGCGTTGCGCTTCTCCAGCAACACCTTCTTCTATCAAGTGGGAGTGGGAGCCGGTTCTCGTGCCCTGCAGAAAGCGGCGACAGCCCTCGGTTTCGGGCAGAAATCAGGGATTGAGATCGGCTGGGAGGAAAGTGTCGGTCTGGTGGGTGATGAAGACTGGGCCGCGGCTGGTCGCGGCTGGGCGGAACCGGGAACGACCCCATGGATTCCGGAGGATATGGCCAGTGCCTCCATCGGTCAGTCGGTGGTGCAGATCACGCCGCTGCAGCTGGCCCGGGCCTATTCGGTGTTTGCCAACGGTGGTTGGCTGGTCACACCCCACCTGGCGGATCAGGGTCTGGACTGGACCGATGCCTCCCGTCGCACCAAGGTGGAGATGAACCTTTCCACCCTGGCCAAAATCCGTGAAGGTCTGCGCAAGGTGGTGTCTGATGGCACTGGTTTTGCTCTGAACGGGCCGGGCATTCCACCAGCAGGAGGGAAGACGGGCACCGCGGAGGACAGCACCGGCGGTCCGGACCATGCCTGGTTTGCCACTTATGCCCCCTATCCCGAGGGAGAAATTGTGATCGTGGCCTTTGCCCAGAACACGCCCGGGGGAGGGTCCGTGCATGCGCTGCCGATGGCCAAGAAGGTGATGGAGGTGTGGAACCGCAACCGTGCGCAACCGATCCCATCGGCTTCGTGAGCGCCTGATTCAGGCGGCTGCGTTCAGCTGCGGCTGCTTGAGAACCTGGCGGTAATACCCGCGCAGCTGTTCGGTGGCTCCGGCCCATCCCCAGCGCTCGGCTTCCGAGCGGGCGGCGTTGCGCAGTGCCTGGCGTTCCAGGTCGTTGCCCAGCAGGCGTTGGGTGGCTGCGATCAGGCTGGCCGCACCACCATTGGCGCCATCGGGTTCGTACAGGCAGCCGTTCACCCCGTCGGTGATGATGTCGGGAATGCCCCCTCGGTTGGCACCCACCACGGGGCAGCCCGCTGCCATGGCCTCTAGCAACACCAAACCAAGGGTTTCGGTACTGGAGGGGAAGAGAAAGGCGTCACCGCTGGCGTAGGCACCAGCGAGCTCCTCGCCCGCCAGATAGCCCACGAAGGTGGTGGCGGTGTCCTCAAAGTGCTTCTCCAGCTGCTGACGGTGAGGCCCATCACCCACAAGGGCGAGACGGGCGTCGGGCAAGGCTTCGAGCACAGGCTTGATGCGCTCGATCTGTTTCTCAGCGGAGAGGCGGCCCACGTAGAGCAACAGGGCTCCGCGGTCGTCATGGCAGCCGAGCAGCCGCTGCCGGAGCTCCGCACTGCGAAGCTCGGGCCGGAACAGCTCGGTGTCCACACCACGCTGCCAGAGGTCTGTGTGCTGAATCCCCTTCTCGCTCAGTTCCTCCACCATGGCTGTGGAGGTGCAGAGATTGAGCAGCGCCTGGTTGTGGGCTGCCTTGAGCAGTTCCCAGAGCAGGGGTTCGAGCATGCCCATGCCGTAGTGCTCGAGGTATTTGGGCAGGTGGGTGTGGTAGCTCGCCACCAGCGGAACCGATTTGGCTTTGGCCAGCCAAATCCCTCCAAGGCCCAGCACCGCGGGATTCACCACGTGGATCAAGTCCGGCTGGAAGTTGTCGATCGCCTCGGAGACGGCGGGTCGGGGCAGCGCCAGCTTGAGTTCGGGGTAAAGCGGCAGGGGCATGGCCGGAACGCCGATCAGGCGAGCTCCCATGTACTCCTCAGGGCATCCCTCCGGGCAGAACACGATCACCTCATCACCGGCATCCACCAGGTGCTTCACCGTTTTGGTGAGACGGGTGACGATGCCATCGACCTTGGGGAGGAAGGTCTCGGTGAAGAAGGCGATTTTCAAGGGAGTGCCCTGATCAAGCGGTGGCGATGGCCTGGGCCTGGGTTTTGGTCCAGGCCGAGGTGCAGAGGATGCGGTTGCGATCGCAGCGGTCGGCATAGCGCGTCGCGATCTCCACCACTTCCTTGAGCAGGCCGTCATCGAGGGTGGTGGGATTGAGTCCCAGCTCGATGAAGCAGCGGTTGTCCACAATCAGATCGTTTTCAACGGCTTCGTTGCGTGGATTAGGAAGATTGTTCACCTGAGCTCCGGTGAGGGCGGCGACCTTCTTGGCTAATTCACCCACCTGATGGCTTTCGGTCATCTGGTTGAAGATCTTCACCCGCTCGCCCTGGGTTGGAGGATTCTCCAAGGCCAGCTGCACACACTTCACGGAATCGCGGATGTGGATGAAGGCGCGGGTCTGGCCGCCGGTGCCGTGCACGGTGAGGGGGTAACCGATCGCCGCTTGCATCAGGAAGCGGTTGAGCACCGTGCCGTAATCGCCGTCGTAATCAAAGCGATTGGTGAGGCGCGGGTCGCGGTCGGTGGCATCGGTGTTGGTGCCCCAGACGATCCCCTGGTGCAGGTCGGTGATGCGGACCTTGTCGTTCTTGTTGTAGTAGAGGAAAAGCAGCTGATCGAGCGTCTTGGTCATGTGATAGACGCTGCCCGGGCTGGCGGGATGGAGGATCTCCTCCTCGAAGCGGCTGCCGTCGGGCTGGGGCACCTCCACCTTGAGGTAGCCCTCAGGAATCGTGGCGCCGCGGTGGGAGCCATAGCCGTAGACGCCCATGGTGCCGAGGTGCACCACGTGGATGTCGAGCCCGCTCTCCACGATCGCGGCGAGCAGGTTGTGGGTGCCGTTGACGTTGTTGTCGACGGTGTAGCGCTTGGTGGCGCTGCTCTTCATCGAGTAGGGAGCAGCGCGCTGTTCGGCGAAGTGCACCACTGAGTCGGGCTTTTCCTCGATCAGCAGATCGAGCAGTCGCTGGTACTCATGGGCGATGTCCATGTGCTCGAAGCGCATCGGCTTGCCGCCGATCTGCTCCCAGGCCTTGAGACGCTCGCCGATGGTGGTGATCGGGGTGAGTGATTCCACCTCCAGATCGATGTCGATCTTGCGCCGGCTGAGGTTGTCCACGATCAACACGTCGTGGCCCTGATCAGCGAGATTCACGGCACAGGGCCAGCCGCAGAAGCCGTCACCACCAAGAACGAGAACTTTCACCTCAAACTCCTGCTGAAGCGTGCAAGCCGCCAATCTGGGGCAAGCTACTACAGGCTTTTCAGCTGATCGTCACAGTGAAAGCCATTAGGGCGATCACGAGCAGGGAGCCGCCTACCACGATCAGTCGGGAGCCATTGCTGTAGCTGGCTTCCTTGCTCAGCACCTCCATGCGCGGCTCGTTCGCGAATGCATTCAAACGGCCTCCGTCCTCCTGGGTGACCTGCATGGGTTCCTCATCAATTGATCCGGACCTTATGGAGCTGATGGGGCAGGGGCCTGGATCCTCAATGCAGCTTCATAGGCCTTGATCTGCCGTTACAGACACATCAGTCGTTGACCTTTCCGGTGGTGGGGGAGCTTGGTGAGGCCTGGGCCCGGGTTGGCAGACGGCCCGCTTGGAAGGCCTGGCGCCCGGCCCGCACGGCGGAGGCCATCGCTTCGGCCATCAGTGGCGGATTGCCAGCAAGGGCGATGGCACTGTTCACCAGAACGGCATCCGCTCCCATCTCCAAGGCAGCAGATGCCTCGCTAGGGACGCCGATGCCTGCATCCACCACCACGGGAACCGAGGCGTTCTCGATGATCAGGGCGATGTTGGAGGCGTTGCGCAACCCCTGACCGGATCCGATCGGGGAACCCAGGGGCATCACCGTGGCGCATCCCACCTCCTCCAGGCGTTTGGCAAGCAATGGATCCGCATTGATGTACGGGAGCACCGTGAAGCCTTCCTTCACCAGTTGTTCAGCGGCCTCCAGCGTTCCGAAAGGGTCCGGCAGCAGGTGACGGCTGTCGGGAATCACTTCCAGCTTCACGAAGTTGTTGTTTTCCTGGCCGGCGAGCCGTGCCAGTTCCCGTCCCAGCCTTGCCACCCGGATGGCTTCTTCTGCCGTGGTGCAGCCAGCGGTGTTGGGAAGCATCCAGGTCCGTGTCCAGTCGATCGCTTCCATCAGTCCGGCGTGCCCGGCCGCCACCGTCTGCACTCTGCGAACAGCCACGGTCACCATCTCGCAGTCAGAACGCTCCAGGCTCTGTTGCATCAACGCCAGGCTTGGATATTTCCCCGTGCCGGTGAACAGCCTGCTGCGGAACTGGCGGCCACCGATCAGAAGCGTGTCGGTGCTGGTCGGGGTCGAATCCATGAAAAGGGACGGAGGGACTGGTTAGGGAACCGGATCGGAAAACGGACGAGCACCGCTGAAGGGCACTACCGTGCGCCCATCATCCGTTCTCGTCACGTCTGTCACCATGGACATGAACGCGCCGATTGAGATTCCGGCGACCTTCGAACCATCTTTGCCCCTGGACAGCTCCGTTCTGGACGAGCCCCTGGTGCTGGATGGCACGGTTCAGCAATTTGATCCGGTGCTGCGTGCGGCTGATCTGGCCGCCACCATGCCCCGTCAATGGTGCGGCAGTTACAAGTCGTTCACGTCCGGCAACGCGGTGGATGTGAAGCTCACCCTGGCGAGCGTGCAACCGATCGGCCAGATGGTGGATCTGCGCGGTGACATGGTGATCGCTGGTGTCAGCACGCCCGTGCAGGGCAATCTCAATGCCACATCGGACCAGCTCGATCTGCTTCCTTTGGCCGGCGAGCTTGCTGACGATCTCGAAGCCGGTGGTGACTTTCTCGGACTTCAGGGGATGAGTCTGTCCGGTTGGCAAGCGCCCAGACTCACCAGTCTGGGAGGAAGTCTCAGCTTGGCCCCCAGCTGCTCCAGTTCAGAAACCCCTCCCATCCGAGCTCTCTGGTGAGTCGTTCGTTGAGGTCGCTTCAGAACGTCCGCTGGCCTGACGTTTGGCAGCCCGCTCCAAGCGTTTGAGGCGCTTCTTCGCCGTTGGATTCTCGGGCTCGAGCTTGAGAACCTTCCGATACAGCTCACAGGCCGCATCTCTGTTGAGCAGGCGTTCTTCTGCAAAAGCCAGATTGTTGAGAGCCACGGGATAATCCGCCTTGGCTTGCAGAGCTGATTTGTAATGCCTGATCGCTGTTGAAAAATCCTTCTGGGCGGCCAAAGAAAAGCCCAGAGCGTTTTGGATCAGTGCTCGCGCTTCCTGCGGTTCATTTCCTAGCCGTTTCACGGCCTGTCGCAGGGTGGCCGTGGCCTGGGGATACAGGCGCTTGCGCAGTTGAACGGAGGCTAGTTCGTAAAGGTCACCGGCATCGCGGGAACCAGCCGCATCCGCCTGCTCCAGACGGATGAGGTTCTGTTCATCGCGGCGGACGCGCAGGAGCTGGCGACCAACGACAACGGCAACGATTGCTAGCAGGCCAATCAGGCCCAGCAGATAGGTCTGCGGCAGGAGGGATTCCATGGAGGGAAGCGATGGTCCCGAGGCGGGACGCTACTCAACCCTGAGTGGCATTCACCACAGTTGTGAAGCTGGAAGGATCAGCCACGGCAAGCTGAGCCAGCATCTTGCGGTTGATGCGCACGTCGGCCTGCTTCAAACCACCGATCAGACGGCTGTAGCTCACACCGTTGAGACGGGCTGCTGCATTGATGCGTGCAATCCACAGACGGCGGAAATCACGCTTGCGCCGGCGACGGTCTCGGTAGGCATTGCACAGGGCTTTCATCACCCGCTGATTCGCGGTGCGGAACAGGGTTCCATTGCTGCCGCGGAAACCGCGAGCTAGGCGGAGGATTTTGTTACGGCGCTTACGGGCGACGTTGCCTCTCTTGACGCGTGCCATGAATTCGGTGAGTAATTAAAAAACGATCGTGCGCTGAAGCTGATCAGGCGTAGGGCATCATCAGGGCCACCCGCTCTTCGTCCGTCCGGTCCACCACAGCTTTGGTGGCCAGGTGGCGCTTCAGTTTCGGGCTCTTGTGGTCCAGCAGGTGATTGCGGAAGGCGCGCCGACGCAGGAACTTGCCAGTGCCTGTTGCCTTGAACCGCTTGGCGGCTGCTTTGCGGGTCTTGAGCTTGGGCATGTCTCTGGCGGCACGGGGCACAAACGAAGACAATAGAACCTCACCCTCCCCGCAGCCAAATGTCCGGTGTCCGATCTCTGGCCCACCTGCTGGTGCTGCCGGTTGTGGCGACGGTCGGTTGCCGGGCTCAAGACCTCAGGTCCATGCCGCCAGACCTGCAGGCCCCGGCACTGCCCACCCATCGCTCCGTGCCTGCGCCGCCCGCTGCGGGTCAGGCGGTTCTGTTGGTGTCACTGGCGGATCACCTCGGCCGCGGCACTGTTCCACAGCGTTCCGCACCTCTGCTCACGCTCACTAGTGCCGGCCAAGCGCCGCTGCAGCTTCTCGATCCCAGTGGAACGGTTGTGGCCGATGGCCCAAGCCTGCGCTTCAGCTGGCGATTGGTGCCCTTGGAGACCCCCCTTGCCGTGGCCAGACGGGTGGCAGGGCCCCTGGCCAGTTTCGAATCAGCCGAGCGGCTTGCGGATCGTTGGCGGGATCAAGGTGTGGAGGCCAAGGTCGCCCACCCCGATGAGTGGGAGGTGTGGGCACCGCTCGATGCGCCGGATCTGGCCGGTGTGACCTTGCGTGATCTCACAACCACGATTGCGGCCGTGGTTCGACCTGTGCTGGAGGGGCCTGAGGGTGGCCGCACGCTTCAGGGACCTCTGCAGGTGCAAGCCCCGGATGGATTGCGTTGGAAAGGCGGTGTGATGCGTGGACCCTTCCGGCTGCAGGCCGATGCCTACGGCAGTTGGACCTTGCTGGAGCAGGTGTCTCTGGAGCGATACCTGGAGGGTGTGGTGCCCCATGAAATCGGCGCAGGGTCTCCCGCTGCGGCGCTGCAGGCCCAGGCGGTTCTCGCCCGGACCTGGGCCCTGGCCAACAGCCATCGTTTCGCGATTGACGGGTATCACCTCTGCAGCGACACCCAGTGCCAGGTTTACAGCGATCCGCGGCAAGCTTCAGCCTCGGTTCGCGAGGCCATCCGTGCGACGTCCGGTGCAGTGCTCCGCTGGGAAGGCGAACCCATCCATGCGGTGTATCACGCCACCAATGGCGGGATTAGTGCCAGCGGTGAGGAAGCCTGGGCGATGGACCCATTGCCGTACGTACGCGTGGAGGCGGATGGAACCCAGGCCTGGAGGGAGTCCACGCTGCTGCCCCTGCAGTCGGCGGAGGGCGTGAAAGCGCTCCTGCAGCGCCGGGATGGTGCCTATGGCGCTGGTCATCCGCGCTTCCGCTGGATCCGCAGCTATTCAGCTGGCCAACTGGCTCAGGCGTTGGCGGCTGCCGGTAAGGGCAACGCCCTTCCCATCAGGGTGAGCGTGCAGGACCGAGGGCCGAGCGGACGAGTGCTGGCTCTGGCGATCGAGCGGGATGGGGGTGCGTCCTCTGTGGTATTGCGCCTTGATGCGATCCGCCGGACGCTTCGCCGCCTCCCCAGCACCCTTTTTGTACTCCAGCCTGAGGGAGCTGGGGCCTGGCAATTCCAGGGCGGTGGATTCGGTCACGGCGTTGGCCTGTCGCAGGCCGGCGCCATTGATCTGGCCGGTCGCGGCTGGAGTGCTCAGCGCATCCTTCAGCACTACTACCCCGGGACCCGATTGGAGCCGCTTCGGCAGGCCCCACCGGCTCCTCCTGTTCAGGCCCCTTAAAGTTCAGAGCATTCGTGGTTGGGGAGAGGCGTGGCCGCAGGCACAGGTGATCACCGACGCGGCAAGACGGCTCTCTTTCTTGCGGCCTGCGGCTGGGCCGGAGCGGCGCCCCATTGGTTGGATCCAAGCCGAAGCCTTCTGCCTGCCCTCACGCTCGCCGTGCTCCTTGGCGGCTACAGCCTTCGCACGGTGCTCCGCAGGCAGTCGTCCGCCGATGGCTCTGAGCCCGGTTTAACAACCAATGACTCATTGGAGGCAGTCAACACGTCGCTGCCGACGGTGGATGTGGTGGTGGCGGCCAGGGATGAGGAGGCCGTCGTCACCCGCTTGGTGGAGCGTTTGAGTGCGCTGCGCTATCCCGCTGATCGCCTCAGCCTGTGTGTGGTGGATGACGGCAGCGAAGACCGCACGCCCGACCGATTGGCTTCGCTGCAAGATCGCTTTCCGTCGCTGCGGGTCATCCGCCGACCCCGCAACGCCGGTGGTGGGAAATCCGGTGCACTCAATGCAGCCCTGGCCCAGACCCAGGGGGAATGGCTGCTGATTCTTGATGCTGAT
Coding sequences within it:
- the guaA gene encoding glutamine-hydrolyzing GMP synthase, whose translation is MSQAPNEGQRQPALVILDFGSQYSELIARRVRETEVFSVVLGYSTSAEELRRMAPKGIILSGGPSSVYAEHAPLCDPEIWNLGIPVLGVCYGMQLMVQQLGGRVVAATGKAEYGKAPLEVDDPTDLLTNVDNGSTMWMSHGDSVEALPEGFVRLAHTANTTEAAVANHERRLYGVQFHPEVVHSTCGMAMIRNFVYHICGCEPDWTTAAFIEEAVRQVRSQVGDKRVLLALSGGVDSSTLAFLLKKAIGDQLTCMFIDQGFMRKGEPEFLMDFFDRKFNIHVEYINARQRFLEKLKDITDPEQKRKIIGTEFIRVFEEESRRLGPFDYLAQGTLYPDVIESAGTDVDPKTGERVAVKIKSHHNVGGLPKDLQFKLVEPLRKLFKDEVRKVGRSLGLPEEIVRRHPFPGPGLAIRILGEVTSEKLDCLRDADLIVREEVKEAGLYHEIWQAFAVLLPVRSVGVMGDKRTYAWPIVLRCVSSEDGMTADWSRLPYDLMETISNRIVNEVKGVNRVVLDITSKPPGTIEWE
- the mrdA gene encoding penicillin-binding protein 2, with translation MAGFAQGDGQRHAGLRQQPLVLLGLVLLVSTAMVSRLVWLQVLEAPRYRQLADENRIRLVPRSPTRGRLLDRKGRVLASSKLTYSLYVEPRLVDDTAWPDLRDRLARLLNLDADVLDQRRGGGLARDGYRINLAIDLKPEQVLRFREQALGLKGAQVDVDILRAYPHGTLAAHALGYTQPITEDEYKSLEKKGYKIRDRIGRIGVEAAYESHLRGAWGGQMLEVNAMGEVQRHLGDRPSVAGKDLTLTLDLDLQKVAEQALADKPGGAIVAMDPRTGAILALASKPTFDPNFFSKLVTTQKEYDALFSNPKKPLLSRAMNPYDPGSTWKAVTAMAAMESGKFPPDTKLATMACITYGGHCFPDHNGAGFGTIGYADALRFSSNTFFYQVGVGAGSRALQKAATALGFGQKSGIEIGWEESVGLVGDEDWAAAGRGWAEPGTTPWIPEDMASASIGQSVVQITPLQLARAYSVFANGGWLVTPHLADQGLDWTDASRRTKVEMNLSTLAKIREGLRKVVSDGTGFALNGPGIPPAGGKTGTAEDSTGGPDHAWFATYAPYPEGEIVIVAFAQNTPGGGSVHALPMAKKVMEVWNRNRAQPIPSAS
- a CDS encoding glycosyltransferase family 1 protein — its product is MKIAFFTETFLPKVDGIVTRLTKTVKHLVDAGDEVIVFCPEGCPEEYMGARLIGVPAMPLPLYPELKLALPRPAVSEAIDNFQPDLIHVVNPAVLGLGGIWLAKAKSVPLVASYHTHLPKYLEHYGMGMLEPLLWELLKAAHNQALLNLCTSTAMVEELSEKGIQHTDLWQRGVDTELFRPELRSAELRQRLLGCHDDRGALLLYVGRLSAEKQIERIKPVLEALPDARLALVGDGPHRQQLEKHFEDTATTFVGYLAGEELAGAYASGDAFLFPSSTETLGLVLLEAMAAGCPVVGANRGGIPDIITDGVNGCLYEPDGANGGAASLIAATQRLLGNDLERQALRNAARSEAERWGWAGATEQLRGYYRQVLKQPQLNAAA
- a CDS encoding NAD-dependent epimerase/dehydratase family protein, which gives rise to MKVLVLGGDGFCGWPCAVNLADQGHDVLIVDNLSRRKIDIDLEVESLTPITTIGERLKAWEQIGGKPMRFEHMDIAHEYQRLLDLLIEEKPDSVVHFAEQRAAPYSMKSSATKRYTVDNNVNGTHNLLAAIVESGLDIHVVHLGTMGVYGYGSHRGATIPEGYLKVEVPQPDGSRFEEEILHPASPGSVYHMTKTLDQLLFLYYNKNDKVRITDLHQGIVWGTNTDATDRDPRLTNRFDYDGDYGTVLNRFLMQAAIGYPLTVHGTGGQTRAFIHIRDSVKCVQLALENPPTQGERVKIFNQMTESHQVGELAKKVAALTGAQVNNLPNPRNEAVENDLIVDNRCFIELGLNPTTLDDGLLKEVVEIATRYADRCDRNRILCTSAWTKTQAQAIATA
- the psb34 gene encoding photosystem II assembly protein Psb34 — translated: MQVTQEDGGRLNAFANEPRMEVLSKEASYSNGSRLIVVGGSLLVIALMAFTVTIS
- a CDS encoding thiazole synthase translates to MDSTPTSTDTLLIGGRQFRSRLFTGTGKYPSLALMQQSLERSDCEMVTVAVRRVQTVAAGHAGLMEAIDWTRTWMLPNTAGCTTAEEAIRVARLGRELARLAGQENNNFVKLEVIPDSRHLLPDPFGTLEAAEQLVKEGFTVLPYINADPLLAKRLEEVGCATVMPLGSPIGSGQGLRNASNIALIIENASVPVVVDAGIGVPSEASAALEMGADAVLVNSAIALAGNPPLMAEAMASAVRAGRQAFQAGRLPTRAQASPSSPTTGKVND
- the rplT gene encoding 50S ribosomal protein L20, translated to MARVKRGNVARKRRNKILRLARGFRGSNGTLFRTANQRVMKALCNAYRDRRRRKRDFRRLWIARINAAARLNGVSYSRLIGGLKQADVRINRKMLAQLAVADPSSFTTVVNATQG
- the rpmI gene encoding 50S ribosomal protein L35 — protein: MPKLKTRKAAAKRFKATGTGKFLRRRAFRNHLLDHKSPKLKRHLATKAVVDRTDEERVALMMPYA
- a CDS encoding SpoIID/LytB domain-containing protein, producing MSGVRSLAHLLVLPVVATVGCRAQDLRSMPPDLQAPALPTHRSVPAPPAAGQAVLLVSLADHLGRGTVPQRSAPLLTLTSAGQAPLQLLDPSGTVVADGPSLRFSWRLVPLETPLAVARRVAGPLASFESAERLADRWRDQGVEAKVAHPDEWEVWAPLDAPDLAGVTLRDLTTTIAAVVRPVLEGPEGGRTLQGPLQVQAPDGLRWKGGVMRGPFRLQADAYGSWTLLEQVSLERYLEGVVPHEIGAGSPAAALQAQAVLARTWALANSHRFAIDGYHLCSDTQCQVYSDPRQASASVREAIRATSGAVLRWEGEPIHAVYHATNGGISASGEEAWAMDPLPYVRVEADGTQAWRESTLLPLQSAEGVKALLQRRDGAYGAGHPRFRWIRSYSAGQLAQALAAAGKGNALPIRVSVQDRGPSGRVLALAIERDGGASSVVLRLDAIRRTLRRLPSTLFVLQPEGAGAWQFQGGGFGHGVGLSQAGAIDLAGRGWSAQRILQHYYPGTRLEPLRQAPPAPPVQAP